A stretch of the Acomys russatus chromosome 23, mAcoRus1.1, whole genome shotgun sequence genome encodes the following:
- the Dclre1b gene encoding 5' exonuclease Apollo — MNGVVIPQTPIAVDFWSLRRAGTARLFFLSHMHCDHTVGLSSTWARPLYCSPVSAHLLHRHLQVSKQWIRALEVGESHVLPLDEIGQETMTVTLIDANHCPGSVMFLFEGYFGTILYTGDFRYTPSMLKEPALILGKQIHTLYLDNTNCNPDLVLPSRQEATQQIVQLIRQFPQHNVKIGLYSLGKESLLEQLALEFRTWVVLSPQRLELVQLLGLADVFTVEENAGRIHAVSHMEICHSAMLQWNQTHPTIAILPTSRKIRSSHPGIYTIPYSDHSSYSELRDFVAALRPSQVVPIVCRQPCREFFQDSLSPRLSPPLIPHSVQQYMSSSSRKTNVLWQLESRLKRPRIQGVVFESPEEKADQVKVDRDSKKHKNESLSPWAGDLEALCPRPLQARKQLFPDLHRKDYHEPDLFCDSSKIAPVLTAPLAFSAQLHPIDEFLSPETRGEVGLGSPLMSVGGDGSPARGKQSIWQGCASSLSHTGSATCLATESRGLALKYLLTPVEFFQTEFSPRNFDQQVEKYHRIQY, encoded by the exons ATGAACGGGGTCGTAATTCCCCAAACGCCCATTGCTGTGGACTTTTGGAGCCTGCGCCGCGCTGGTACCGCGCGGCTCTTCTTCTTATCCCACATGCACTGTGACCACACGGTGGGTCTGTCTAGCACTTGGGCACGGCCCCTCTACTGCTCCCCCGTTTCTGCCCACCTCTTGCATCGTCACCTACAG GTGTCTAAGCAGTGGATCCGAGCCCTGGAGGTCGGAGAAAGCCATGTATTGCCTCTAGATGAGATCGGGCAAGAAACCATGACTGTAACTCTTATAGATGCCAATCACTGCCCTGGTTCTGTCATGTTTCTCTTTGAAGGTTACTTTGGAACAATCCTCTACACAG GTGACTTTCGATACACACCATCCATGCTGAAGGAGCCTGCGCTGATACTGGGGAAACAGATTCATACTTTATATCTAGACAACACCAATTGCAATCCAGACCTGGTTCTCCCTTCCCGACAAGAAGCTACTCAGCAGATTGTCCAGCTTATTCGACAGTTCCCACAACACAATGTAAAGATTG GACTCTATAGCCTAGGAAAAGAGTCACTGCTGGAGCAGCTAGCCCTTGAGTTCCGGACCTGGGTGGTATTGAGTCCTCAACGCCTGGAGTTGGTACAGCTGCTGGGCCTGGCAGATGTGTTCACAGTTGAGGAAAATGCCGGGCGCATCCATGCCGTGAGCCACATGGAGATCTGCCACTCCGCCATGCTGCAGTGGAACCAGACTCACCCTACCATTGCTATTCTTCCCACAAGCCGGAAAATACGAAGCTCTCACCCTGGCATCTACACCATCCCCTACTCTGACCATTCATCCTACTCGGAGCTTCGAGATTTTGTCGCCGCCCTGAGGCCTAGCCAGGTGGTGCCCATTGTGTGTCGACAGCCTTGCAGAGAGTTCTTTCAGGACAGCTTGAGTCCCCGGCTCTCTCCGCCCTTGATTCCACACTCTGTACAGCAGTACATGAGTTCCTCCTCTAGGAAAACAAACGTGCTTTGGCAGTTAGAGAGCAGGCTGAAGAGGCCCAGAATCCAAGGTGTGGTGTTTGAATCCCCTGAGGAGAAAGCTGATCAGGTTAAAGTTGACAGAGACTCAAAGAAGCACAAAAACGAAAGCCTCTCTCCCTGGGCTGGGGACCTTGAAGCACTTTGCCCACGCCCTCTGCAGGCCAGGAAGCAGTTGTTCCCAGACCTCCACAGGAAAGACTATCATGAGCCAGACCTTTTTTGTGACTCCAGCAAGATAGCGCCTGTATTGACTGCCCCGTTGGCATTTTCAGCGCAATTACACCCTATAGATGAGTTTCTCTCTCCAGAAACCAGGGGTGAAGTTGGCTTAGGGTCCCCCTTGATGTCTGTGGGAGGCGATGGCTCACCAGCCAGAGGGAAGCAAAGCATCTGGCAAGGCTGTGCTTCTTCCCTGTCTCACACTGGCAGCGCCACGTGCCTAGCTACCGAGTCCAGGGGCTTGGCGCTGAAATACCTTCTTACCCCAGTGGAGTTCTTCCAGACGGAGTTCTCGCCCAGGAACTTTGACCAGCAAGTGGAAAAATACCATCGAATACAGTATTAA